ATCGCCGAACGTGAATGGCTGAAGGTGTTCCTGCTGCCCGCCTACTCACCCGACCTCATCCCCGTCGAGGGCGTGTGGGCAAACGTCAAACGCAGCCTGGCCAACTTCGCCGTCATGGCCCTCGACCGGCTCGAAGCCCTCGTCCCCAGCCGGCTCAAGCGCCTGCAGTACAGGCCCCACACTCTCGACGGCTTCATAGCGGGCACCAGCCCGACCTTCGACGACCCACCCTCACCCTGACGAGCTGAAGTCAGCAACCACACCAGGCAGGCGAAGACCGGCGGCCGCGGAAACCTACATGCCCAGACCCTGGACGGCCTTCCGGCTCGAAGAACAAGCACCGGGCCAAACGCCACGACGTCGGCAAAACATTAAACGTCAATCAACCGTTTCTCTTGTTCGACCTGGTGCACGAGATCACCCGACTCACCGAATCGAGGTGGTCCAAGCCGCTCAAAATTCGATGCCACGAGCTCAAGGTTCGTTGGCACAAGACAGCCGAGATCCGGGCGCGTCCGGCCGCCAGGAGAGCAGCGCGCCCCGACGCCTCTCATGCCCGGGACGCGCCAGCCTGCTTCGCCTCTACGAGAGCACATGTCGAGCCGAGCGGGTGCCGCGGTTCAGTTTTCCGTGAAGTACTGCCCGCGGGGGCCGGGCAGAACCAGAATCCCATCAGTCACGAGCATGAAGCGTTCCATGCCCGGAACCAGGACGTTGACGACGGCCAGGCCCTCCGGAGTCGCCGCCTGACGTCGAAGCACCGAGTAGCCACGATCGGAGAGTCGGCGCAACAGCTCTTGGAGGTGGGCCTTGGGCGTGGCGGGCGGGCTCGTCGGCTCGAAGTAAACCCTGCGCGCATCGGGAAGTCGGTCGGTGAAATCAGCCAGACGACAGGCTTGCATGGGTGGGTACGGCAACATGGTGTCGTCACGCCGGAGGTTCGGGGCTGGAGGAGCTCCCGCCGCCACGGCGCTTTGTATCTGCACGAGTTCGGCAAGCGCCCGGTACGCCGCATAGTCGGACGACAAGGATGCGCCGCAGCCACGTATGCGGGCAGGCGTCCCATTCTCCGGTGGAAGGAAGGCAAGGAAGGCTGGGATCGATACGTCCGTTGTCATGTCAATCAGATGGACCGTCCTGCCTGTGATCCTATCTGCGTGAGCCGCCAGATCAACAAGTTCCCTCGGCAACGTCTCGCGATCCACCACGCGCAGTGACTTCGGCCGGCTGCGGAGGAACTGACCGATCAGCAGCAGGGAGAAGGCGTCGCGCTCCACCACCTCGTTCAGAGCGTGCACAGTGGCTTCAGCCGCCGTGACCCCCGCGGCCCAGCCGTTGTTGCTGGAGTATCGCCATACAGCGGAGTAGTCGAAGTTGTCCCCAAGAGAAGCACGGAAAGTAGTGCCGGCGTCCACGTATCCGGGGGTGGACAGGAAAATAGGAACTGGCATGTTCGCGCCCGAGAAGATCTCCCGGTATTCCAGGCAGCCGATGGGCTCGTCGGCGAGTTCGCCGAGCAAACGGACGGCCTGGTCACGGTAGAGCGGACCGTCGGGGGCCGCGATGGCGTGACTCGATATTTTCTGCACCGACGCCGAGTCCAGGTAATCGCTCTCGCTTACATAGTGCTCAAGCGCCTCGAAAAGGGCACCCGCACGCGCCGCTTCCCGGGATCCTTTACCAAGTCCGGATCCGCCCGGTACCTGCTCACCGTCTTTCCAGAGCTCACAGGCCCAAGCGCCCGGATCAGTCTCCGATAGCGCGCGGATATGAACGTCAAAACCAAGAGAACGGGCTGCAGACATGCCATGCTGGAACGCATCGGAAAGACTCCTTTCTCGCTCACCGGCCTGTGACGCCTTCACCACGCTTGCCTCAGCGTTCCTCATCATCGATGGTCCTTTCAGGCAACGGGAAAGTGCCGCAGGCGGCTCAGAGAGCACGACTGCGGCAACATTTCCGAGTTCGCTACTTTCCGTCAGTTGGCGCTGGCGGGACCCGAGAGTTCGCCCTCTTCCTCCTGCAGCCCGGTGCCGAGGAGGCAGGCGAGCGAAGCGCGCTCACTGTCCGTGAGTACGACATCGTAGTTGACGGTCGCGCTGTAGCATGGGAAACCCATGTCCGCATTATAGCCCACTGTCATCTCCTTATCGATTCGTCCGCACAACGGCTTGCGGAAAATCTTAGACGATTACCCTGGATAGCAGATTGAACGAAAAGGCCAGCTTATTAGATTTCCGTGCCAGGCCCCGTACAATTGCGGTAGAGCGTGTCCTATACGGCAGGGTCTGTCGCATGATCAGGATCCGTCCGGAGTGCCGTGCTGATCCGGAGTTGGAGGGGACGTCCTGGTTCGACTTGGGGGCGGACGCAGTGCAGGCACGGTCTCAGTGATCATGTGAGTGTCGAAGTCCCATGAACACTTGGCGAGTCCGTGCATGGTCCTGCATCTTCTCCCGTGCCCACCGTGCTGGCCCAGCTGGGCCGGACATCCGCGCCCGTCCCGCTGACGGACACGGTCGCTCTTTCCGGCTTCCTGGGCCTGCTGCCCTACCCGCGAGGCGTGCGCGGCCGCCGCTACCGGCTGTCCGCCCTGGTCACTGCGGCCGCGGCGAGTGTCCTGGCCGGCGCGCGCCGGCTCACCGCGATCACGGAATGGATCTGCAACGCTCCCGCGTGGGCCTGCCGGGCTCTCGGGTTCCCCGTCGATCCGCTGACCGACGCCGTGTCCGTCCCGCATCCCCACACCCTGCGCCGCCTTCTTGTCCGGCTCGACGGTGACGCCCTGGACCGGGCCGTCGGCGCGTTCCTCACTGCCCGCGCCGCCCCGGCCGACCCGGGCTGCGGGCGATCGCCGTCGACGGCAAGGCCCTGCGCGGCTCGCGCACCGCCACCACCACGTACGTCACGCTGCTGGGCGCGATGGACCACAACGGCCATGTCCTGGCCCAGCGTCAGATCGCTGACGAGAGCAAACGAGATCCCGGCCTTCCGGCCCCTGGACGGCACGGTCATCACCGCCGATGCCCTGCACACCCAGCACGCTCACGGCTCCTATCTGCGTGAGCGCGGTGCCCACCACATCGTCCAGGTCAAGGCCAACCACCCCGGCCTGTTCGACCGTGTCCGCCGTCTGCCCTGGCGCGAGGACAAGCTCGATCACCACAACCGCACCCGAGCCCACCACCGCCTGGAGATCCGGCGGCTGAAGACCGTCTCCTACGCCCACATCCACCGAGGCCATTGGTGCCGCCCCGGGGGAACACCCTGATAAGCGCACCAGGTGGCGCAACGGTCACAGGGAGAGGCTGCTGACCACGCAGGACGGAGATCTCGACCTGAAGATCCCGAAGCTGCGGACCGGGTCGTTCTTCCCGTCGCTGATGGAGCGGCGCCGGCGCATCGGCCGGGCCCTGTTCGCCGTGGTGAGGGAGGCGTACGTGCACGGGGCCTCGACCCGATCGGTCGATGACCTGGTCAAAGCCCTGGGCGCGGACAGCGGGATCTCCACATCGGAGGTGTCGCGGATCTGCGGCGAGCTCGACGCCGAACTGACCGCATTTAAGGAACGCCCGCTGGACCACACCGCCTTCCCCTACGTCTTCCTGGACGCCACCTGCTGCAAGGCACGGGTCAACCACCGGATCATCTCCCAGGCCGTGGTCATCGCGACCGGGATCTCCGTCGCTCCACGACGAATGGCAGCTTTTCGACCGCCGCTACCTCTCCGAAGCCTCCCGGCTGAACTCCTCACGACACAACCAGCCGAGGGCGGCCACCAGCTCCCACCAGTGCAGAAACCGCTGTTCTACGCCGCCACAGAAACTACCTGTTCAGACCATGTTCCCGAGATCAGCAAGCGGCGATTTCTCACAATCGCTCGCGACCGCTCGGTATGTTCGCTGTGGATCCGTCCCACGCGGACGCTGCGGGCCGGTGTGCCGTCCCGGCGGGGCTCAGCCGCCCCAGGACGTGTCGTCGCAGCCGAACTGCGGCAGACAGTCGGCCGTCGTCACGAACGACGCCCGCGCGGGCTCCGTGTGCTGGGCGACCCCCAGGAACCCGAATGCCACAAGGGCGGTGACCGCCGCACAGAACCGGACACGCCGTGCGCGGATCAGACGCTTCATCACCAAGTCTCCTGTACTCGTGCTTCGTTGCCTGTTCGTCGTGCTTCGTGCGCTGTTCAGTCGCGGCGGGCCAGCTCGGATTCCGCAGTGAGCGAGCCTGCCATCAAGGGCAGGGCACACAGCAGCAACTGCATGCGGTTGCGCGCGCCGGTCTTCGCCCGGATGCGGCGGATGTAGGTGTCTACGGTGTGACGGCTGAGTGCCATGTGCTGGGCTATCGCGTCGTACGTCAGCCCGTCCGCCATTCGATCCAGCACCTGTCGCTCCGGTCGGCTCAGTGGCGCGCCCGGGACGGTGGCAGCGTGGTCCATTCGCTTGCAGCCCTCCTGGTCGTGAGGCGGGTAGCCGACTCCGAAATCGCCGGACCGCGCATTGGTGGTGCGCGGTCCGACGCGGGCGGGTCGGGAGAGGGGATCCCGAGCGATGCCCGGAGAGCCGTACCCGCCGGGCCGGGCCCTCCGGGAGGAAATCCTGGCCCGGGATCGGGGTCCAGCGGGGCGCGAAGCCGGGTCATCAAGCTGCCGTGCAAGAAAAGGAGGAATGAACAAACCAGGACAAACGTGCGAAGCGGTGACTCATGCGGACCTCACCACCCAACCGCTGACCTGCACCGCCCTAGCATGGCGGCTGTGCGGCGGCCGGTGTGCTCCGGCCGTCCGCGCCGGGACCGACTGCGGGGAGGGCATGTGCGCACAGTGCGGGTGACGGGCGCCGAGTTCGACGTACGGGACGAGGGCGAGGGGGACGCCGTGCTGCTCGTAGCGGGCGGCGGGGCATCCGGGCGGGTCTGGGACCTACACCAGGTGCCCGCGCTGCGCGCGGCCGGTTTCCGGGTGCTCACCTTCGACCGGAGGCCGCTCCGGAATACGCAGGCGGCGCCGGATCCGCGCACGGCCGCCGTCGAACTGCTTTATGTCCTTGCGGAGTTGGACCTCCCCCGATGCCGTGCCGTCGGTGTCTCCGCCGGGGCTGAGGTGGTGCAGGAGCTGATGCTCGCCCGGCCCGGGCTTGTGACCGGGGCGGTGCTGATGGCCACGCGCGGCCGCGGCGACCTGTCCGGCAGAGCGATGGCCGACGCCGAACGGGAACTGGCTGCCGCCGGGGTGCGGCTGCCGCCGCGCTACGCGGCGTGGCAGCGCGCCGTACTCAACCTGTCGCCCGCCACCTGGCGGCGCGAGGACGAACTGCTCGACTGGCTCGACCTGTTCGAGGCGGCCGAGCGCGCCGGGACGGCCCCGGTGCCGGTCCCGGCCGACGGCGAGCCGGCGGACCGGCTCGCCGCGCTCGGCCGGGTGACCGTCCCGGTCCTCGTGCTCGGCTTCGAGCATGACTTGATCGTGCCCCCGTGGCTGTGCCGCGAGGTCGCCGCGGCCCTGCCCTCGGCGCGCTACGCCGAAATCGCGGACTGCGGGCACTACGGGTACCTGGAGCGGCCCGCGGAGGTGAACAGCGCGCTGCTGGAGTTCCTCACCGGCGCGCCCTGACCGGGGCCGTACCGGTCAGCGCGGTTCGCCGGACTCGCGCAGCACGTCCCCGAGCAGCCGGTGAGCCAGGGTCAGCCGCTCGCTCGCGGACAGTCGCGCCAGCGCCGGCCACAGCACGTCCGCGCCGCCCGCGGACGTGGCGCCGGTCGCCGCGGCGACCGGCGTCGGCGACGGGGCGTCGGGAGCCTCGGGGGCGACGGCCGCGGCCGGGGCGGTGAGTAGGCCGGCGACCGACGGGGCGGTCAGCAGGTCCTGGAGGGCGATCTCCCAGCCGTGGTCGTGCTCCAGGGAGCTGACCAGGCGGGCCGCGTCCAGTGAGGATCCGCCCAGTTCGAACCAGCCGCCGTCCAGGTCCTCCTGGCCAAGGTAGGTGCGGGCCAGCTTCAGGGCCTGGGCGTGCATGTCGTCCGTCGGGGTCATCGCTTCGTTCTCCTTCTCGGTCGGGTGGAACCGGGGTACAGGGCGGTCAGGGCAGGGCGGGGGTGTCCGGGGCGGGGTGGATCGCCGGGTCCGGCGGGGTGCCGGACTCCGGGGGCGGCGCGGCGAGCCGTTCCCGGGCCACGGCGGTGAACGCCGGACGGCCGGTCCGCACGCCCAGCAGGCCCACGTGGGCCCAGCGGAACGACGCCCGCAGCAGTACCCGTTCGCGCAGGCCCGACTGGACGGTGCCGCCGCTTCGCCGGTACGCCGACAGCAGTCGGTCGAGCAGCGGGCGGCCGCCCGCCAGGTACGGGTCGACGAAGTCCGCCGCCGGATCGTCGAAGGCGGCGTTCGTCCAGTCCAGGACCCCGGTCACCGCGTCCGAGCCGGGGCCGACGAGGGTGTGCCCCGGATGCATGTCGCCGTGTGTGAGCCGGGCCCGGTGTGCCCAGTGCCGGTCGTCGTCCAGCCAGGACCGCCAGTGCGCGTACCAGCGCTCGGGAAGCGGCACCGCGGTCCGGGCCTCCGTGAGCGTCCGGGCCAGGTCCTCGCGCGCCAGCCCCGGTTCGCGCGGCGGGACGCCCGCGTCCACGGCCTCCTTCACGGGCACCCGGTGCAGGGCGGCGAGGGTCGCCGCGAGCGAGGTCACGTACCCGGCGCCGGGCCGCCCGCCGCCCGCCGCGGGGTGCCACTCGTAGCGCAGGGCGGCCGGGTCCTCGAACCCGGCGGGGGCACCCCCGAGCCGGCGGTACGCGATGAACGCGCGGTCGGCGTGCTCCCAGCGCGGCACCGCCACCGGCAGCGCGGGCCTGACCGCCGTGAGGACGGCCGCCTCCACGGCGATCCGGTCGGTGCTGCGGCTGCGGCGGGGCAGCCGCAGGATCCAGTCCGCGCCCTCGGTGTCCTCGACCTCGACCACCCGGAAGTCCCAGCCCGCGTCGTTGAGGACCGCCGTCCCCGGGCGCAGGGACAGTCCCCGGGAGGCGGCCGACTCCAGGGCGGCGGCGAGCACCTCGCGCGGGTCGGCGGCCGTCACGCGGAGGCCGTCCGGTCATCGCCCGCGCCACCGGCTCCCGGGACGGACGCGCTCTCGCCGGAGCCGTCCGCGTCCCGCCGCGCGGTGCCGGTCAGCGAGCCGCCCAGGACGTAGTCCTCGGGGATGTCGCGCAGGGTGCGCAGCGGCGAGCAGTAGATCCACAGGAACGACAGGGTCGTCGCGAGGCCCGCGATCCACAAGGTGGTCCGGGCGCCCAGGAGTTGGCCGAGGAGTCCGCCGAGGACCGCGCCCAGGGGCAGGGTGCTCCACACCAGCAGCCGGTTGAAGGCGCTGACCCGGCCGAGCAGCCGGTCCGGGGTGATGGACTGGCGGAAGGTGACGACGATGACGTTGTAGACGACCATGCCCGCCGAGGAGACGAACAGGCCCACGCTGACCAGGGAGAGCCGCCACCCGGTGTCCACCAGCGGCACCATCGTGAAGCCCGCGCCCGCCACCAGTGTGGCCTTCCAGATCGCCGGTCCGTGTCCCAGCCGGCGCGCCGCCCTGGCCGCCAGCACCCCGCCGAGCAGGCCGCCGATGCCCTCGAAGGTCAGCAGCAGACCGATGACGCCCGCGCTCAGGTCCAGGTCACGGGCGAGCAGGACCGGGATCATCGGAGTGCCCACGGCCCAGAAGAGGTTGAAGCAGGCGGTGCTGAGGGAGGTGCGCCGCAACAGGACGTCGCCCAGGACCGCGCGCAGTCCCTCGGCGGCGTCCTTCCGCCACGAGACGGGCTCCCCGTCGGCGCGACCGGGCAGCGGCTCCCGCCCCCGTACCAGCAGCACGCAGACCGCCGACCACAGATAGCCGCCGACCGACACCAGGACGGCCACCGGCGCGGCCAGCGCCTGCACCAGGGCGCCGCCGAGCCCCGGTCCGGCCGCCTGCGCCACCGACTGGACCACCTGGAGCCGGGTGTTCGCGTCGATCAGCCGCTCCCGCGGCACCAGCGAGGGTACGTAACTCGCGTACCCCACCTCGAAGAAGACGGTGAGCAGGCCGAATACGAAGGCCACGGCGATCAGTTGGGCGGCCGTGAGCAGGCCGGTCCACCAGGCGATCGGGATCCACAGCAGCAGTGCGGCACGGGCGACGTCCGTGGCCAGCAGCAGCGGGCGCTTGCGCACCCGGTCCGCCCACACGCCGGCCGGGACGCTCGCCAGCAGGTAGGGCAGCGACTCGGCGGCCGACAGGGCCCCCACCTCCAGCGGGGAGGCGTCCAGACTGACCACCGCCACCAGCGGCAGGGCCAGCGTCAGGATCTGCGTGCCGAATTGACTGATGCTGTCCGCGAGAAAGATCTGACGGAAATCGCCCAGCCGCAGAATGCTGTCGGCCGGAATTTTTGGGCGCATGGCGGTAATAGTGCCATGGGAAACTCGACAGGTCACTAGTGCGTCGGTGCGAGGAGCGCGAAAGCGGCCGACCCCGGACGGACCGGGTGGCCTCCACCGGTCCGGGAAGCCCGCCGGACGGCCGATAGCACCCCAACCACGTGCTGGAACAGGTGCCTTGGCCGGTGAGTGTCGGGGGCCGGGGGCGGGGGGCGGCCCTGTCAC
This region of Streptomyces chromofuscus genomic DNA includes:
- a CDS encoding macrolide 2'-phosphotransferase; this encodes MTAADPREVLAAALESAASRGLSLRPGTAVLNDAGWDFRVVEVEDTEGADWILRLPRRSRSTDRIAVEAAVLTAVRPALPVAVPRWEHADRAFIAYRRLGGAPAGFEDPAALRYEWHPAAGGGRPGAGYVTSLAATLAALHRVPVKEAVDAGVPPREPGLAREDLARTLTEARTAVPLPERWYAHWRSWLDDDRHWAHRARLTHGDMHPGHTLVGPGSDAVTGVLDWTNAAFDDPAADFVDPYLAGGRPLLDRLLSAYRRSGGTVQSGLRERVLLRASFRWAHVGLLGVRTGRPAFTAVARERLAAPPPESGTPPDPAIHPAPDTPALP
- a CDS encoding transposase family protein, with protein sequence MRGRRYRLSALVTAAAASVLAGARRLTAITEWICNAPAWACRALGFPVDPLTDAVSVPHPHTLRRLLVRLDGDALDRAVGAFLTARAAPADPGCGRSPSTARPCAARAPPPPRTSRCWARWTTTAMSWPSVRSLTRANEIPAFRPLDGTVITADALHTQHAHGSYLRERGAHHIVQVKANHPGLFDRVRRLPWREDKLDHHNRTRAHHRLEIRRLKTVSYAHIHRGHWCRPGGTP
- a CDS encoding LuxR C-terminal-related transcriptional regulator, with translation MLDRMADGLTYDAIAQHMALSRHTVDTYIRRIRAKTGARNRMQLLLCALPLMAGSLTAESELARRD
- a CDS encoding acyl carrier protein, with translation MTPTDDMHAQALKLARTYLGQEDLDGGWFELGGSSLDAARLVSSLEHDHGWEIALQDLLTAPSVAGLLTAPAAAVAPEAPDAPSPTPVAAATGATSAGGADVLWPALARLSASERLTLAHRLLGDVLRESGEPR
- a CDS encoding MFS transporter; its protein translation is MRPKIPADSILRLGDFRQIFLADSISQFGTQILTLALPLVAVVSLDASPLEVGALSAAESLPYLLASVPAGVWADRVRKRPLLLATDVARAALLLWIPIAWWTGLLTAAQLIAVAFVFGLLTVFFEVGYASYVPSLVPRERLIDANTRLQVVQSVAQAAGPGLGGALVQALAAPVAVLVSVGGYLWSAVCVLLVRGREPLPGRADGEPVSWRKDAAEGLRAVLGDVLLRRTSLSTACFNLFWAVGTPMIPVLLARDLDLSAGVIGLLLTFEGIGGLLGGVLAARAARRLGHGPAIWKATLVAGAGFTMVPLVDTGWRLSLVSVGLFVSSAGMVVYNVIVVTFRQSITPDRLLGRVSAFNRLLVWSTLPLGAVLGGLLGQLLGARTTLWIAGLATTLSFLWIYCSPLRTLRDIPEDYVLGGSLTGTARRDADGSGESASVPGAGGAGDDRTASA
- a CDS encoding YcaO-like family protein, whose translation is MMRNAEASVVKASQAGERERSLSDAFQHGMSAARSLGFDVHIRALSETDPGAWACELWKDGEQVPGGSGLGKGSREAARAGALFEALEHYVSESDYLDSASVQKISSHAIAAPDGPLYRDQAVRLLGELADEPIGCLEYREIFSGANMPVPIFLSTPGYVDAGTTFRASLGDNFDYSAVWRYSSNNGWAAGVTAAEATVHALNEVVERDAFSLLLIGQFLRSRPKSLRVVDRETLPRELVDLAAHADRITGRTVHLIDMTTDVSIPAFLAFLPPENGTPARIRGCGASLSSDYAAYRALAELVQIQSAVAAGAPPAPNLRRDDTMLPYPPMQACRLADFTDRLPDARRVYFEPTSPPATPKAHLQELLRRLSDRGYSVLRRQAATPEGLAVVNVLVPGMERFMLVTDGILVLPGPRGQYFTEN
- a CDS encoding alpha/beta fold hydrolase, with amino-acid sequence MRTVRVTGAEFDVRDEGEGDAVLLVAGGGASGRVWDLHQVPALRAAGFRVLTFDRRPLRNTQAAPDPRTAAVELLYVLAELDLPRCRAVGVSAGAEVVQELMLARPGLVTGAVLMATRGRGDLSGRAMADAERELAAAGVRLPPRYAAWQRAVLNLSPATWRREDELLDWLDLFEAAERAGTAPVPVPADGEPADRLAALGRVTVPVLVLGFEHDLIVPPWLCREVAAALPSARYAEIADCGHYGYLERPAEVNSALLEFLTGAP